One Candidatus Binatia bacterium genomic window carries:
- a CDS encoding rhomboid family intramembrane serine protease encodes MYYFYWLPVGTDARVRGTPLATLGLVLLNVAAFGAILVSGGNVEALYAMSFKAADPTIPTALASLFLHTGFLHLLGNMVFLSVFGPAIESRLGTVRYLVAYLACGWLANLAQAAAILAFTPELAAVPIVGASGAVSGLMGLFAVRLYFARLRFVSVTVLFLHGTVRPARVTLPALVGIGLWFLLSGVFLLSGAASETALVAHLGGALFGAFFGLVMGLVPEGRLEHRLARGARYSERGEWYAALGEYEGYLVARPRDPEALAHAARLLRVVHQDGKAGDRFIEAIQAWLKRGAIEPACDAYEEMRRLLGLSAVLPPVEQLRVARGFEELGRPSEASRAYEAYGRSYPERHAASLALLRSADIERRALNNPGRARYIYDELLRRELPADIAEMVRERKQVTERALERLHRGAA; translated from the coding sequence ATGTACTACTTCTACTGGCTGCCGGTCGGGACCGACGCCCGGGTCCGGGGGACCCCCTTGGCGACGCTCGGGCTGGTGCTCCTGAACGTGGCGGCCTTCGGAGCGATCCTCGTGAGCGGGGGGAACGTCGAGGCGCTCTATGCCATGTCCTTCAAGGCCGCCGACCCCACCATCCCGACGGCCCTCGCTTCGCTCTTCCTGCACACCGGATTCCTCCACCTCCTCGGAAACATGGTTTTCCTGTCGGTGTTCGGCCCTGCGATCGAGTCGAGGCTGGGGACGGTCCGGTACCTGGTGGCCTACCTGGCCTGCGGCTGGCTCGCGAACCTGGCCCAGGCCGCGGCGATCCTCGCCTTCACGCCCGAGCTGGCCGCGGTGCCGATCGTGGGCGCCTCGGGAGCCGTGTCGGGGCTCATGGGCCTCTTCGCGGTGCGCCTCTACTTCGCGCGCCTGCGGTTCGTCTCGGTGACGGTGCTCTTCCTGCACGGCACGGTCCGCCCGGCCCGCGTGACGCTGCCCGCGCTGGTGGGAATCGGACTCTGGTTCCTGCTCTCCGGGGTCTTTCTCCTCTCGGGGGCGGCCTCGGAGACCGCCCTCGTGGCGCACCTGGGCGGGGCGCTCTTCGGAGCTTTCTTCGGCCTCGTGATGGGGCTCGTCCCCGAGGGCCGGCTGGAGCACCGCCTGGCGCGGGGCGCCCGCTACTCCGAGCGGGGGGAGTGGTACGCCGCGCTGGGGGAATACGAGGGCTACCTCGTGGCGCGCCCGCGGGACCCCGAGGCGCTGGCGCACGCGGCGCGCCTTCTACGCGTGGTGCACCAGGACGGGAAGGCGGGGGACCGGTTCATCGAGGCGATCCAGGCGTGGCTGAAGCGCGGCGCGATCGAGCCGGCGTGCGACGCCTACGAGGAGATGCGGCGGCTGCTCGGCCTGTCGGCGGTGCTGCCCCCCGTGGAGCAGCTACGGGTGGCGCGGGGCTTCGAGGAGCTGGGACGGCCCAGCGAGGCGAGCCGCGCCTACGAGGCCTACGGGCGGAGCTACCCCGAGCGGCACGCCGCCTCGCTCGCGCTTCTGCGGAGCGCGGACATCGAGCGCCGCGCCCTCAATAACCCGGGGCGGGCGCGCTACATCTACGA
- a CDS encoding Glu/Leu/Phe/Val dehydrogenase, which translates to MESVTHTGMDMGTELQKELDPLENARLQFEEAAARLKLDPSFLQIIKEPRRATIVKLPVHMDDGTFRVFTGYRVQHSIIRGPAKGGIRYHPDVTLEEVMALAAWMTWKCAVVGIPFGGGKGGIQCDPSKMSLGELERLTRRYTADMIDVIGPESDVPAPDVNTGEQTMAWIMDTYSMHARHTVTSVVTGKPLALGGSAGRREATGRGVLFCIREAAKRIGLNLKGAKVVVQGFGNVGSVAADLLAKDGARIVAVSDVHGGVQNPAGLDMPALLKHLAMTKSVAGFSGGKPIQGKAILEVPCDILIPAALENQITHANAGKIKARIIAEGANGPTTTRADKILNKAGVLVVPDILANSGGVTVSYFEWVQDRQGLFWREEEVNDRLEHIMVQAFHDVASMADEHKVSFRVAAFMLAIKRVVDAIQLRGVYA; encoded by the coding sequence ATGGAAAGCGTCACCCATACCGGTATGGACATGGGCACCGAGCTCCAGAAGGAGCTGGACCCGCTCGAAAACGCCAGGCTCCAGTTCGAAGAGGCTGCCGCCCGGCTCAAGCTGGATCCCTCCTTCCTCCAGATCATCAAGGAGCCGCGCCGCGCCACCATCGTCAAGCTCCCGGTCCACATGGACGACGGGACGTTCCGCGTGTTCACCGGGTACCGGGTCCAGCATTCGATCATCCGCGGCCCCGCCAAGGGCGGGATCCGCTACCACCCGGACGTCACCCTGGAAGAGGTCATGGCGCTCGCCGCGTGGATGACCTGGAAGTGCGCCGTCGTCGGCATTCCCTTCGGCGGCGGGAAGGGCGGGATCCAGTGCGATCCCTCGAAGATGTCGCTCGGCGAGCTGGAGCGGCTCACGCGGCGCTACACCGCCGACATGATCGACGTGATCGGGCCCGAATCGGACGTCCCCGCCCCCGACGTGAACACCGGCGAACAGACGATGGCCTGGATCATGGACACCTACTCGATGCACGCGCGCCACACGGTGACGTCGGTGGTCACCGGAAAGCCGCTGGCGCTGGGCGGCTCGGCGGGACGCCGCGAGGCCACCGGCCGCGGCGTCCTCTTCTGCATCCGCGAGGCCGCGAAGCGGATCGGGCTCAATCTGAAGGGCGCCAAGGTCGTCGTGCAGGGATTCGGCAACGTGGGCTCGGTGGCGGCGGACCTGCTGGCCAAGGACGGCGCCCGGATTGTGGCGGTCAGCGACGTGCACGGCGGCGTGCAGAACCCGGCCGGTCTCGACATGCCGGCGCTCCTGAAGCATCTCGCCATGACCAAATCGGTCGCCGGCTTCTCGGGCGGAAAGCCGATCCAGGGAAAGGCGATCCTCGAGGTCCCCTGCGACATCCTGATTCCCGCGGCGCTGGAGAATCAGATCACCCACGCCAACGCGGGCAAGATCAAGGCTCGGATTATCGCCGAAGGAGCGAACGGCCCCACGACGACGCGCGCCGACAAGATCCTGAACAAGGCGGGCGTATTGGTCGTGCCCGACATCCTCGCCAACAGCGGCGGCGTGACCGTCTCCTACTTCGAATGGGTCCAGGACCGGCAGGGACTCTTCTGGCGCGAGGAGGAAGTGAACGACCGCCTCGAGCACATCATGGTGCAGGCCTTCCACGACGTCGCCTCGATGGCGGACGAGCACAAGGTCTCGTTCCGCGTCGCCGCGTTCATGCTGGCGATCAAGCGCGTGGTGGATGCGATTCAGCTGCGGGGGGTGTATGCATGA
- a CDS encoding LD-carboxypeptidase: protein MKPIAPPRLRPGDRIGVVAPSGPVLPRALVSGARVLEEAGFRIVFGKHVRDRRGHLAGSDRARLDDLNRMFRDPDIRCVLMARGGYGAMRLGSGVDWSALRRDPKLFAGFSDATFLHLGIARHAGVRTLHGPNLHGLGARRGTELARLLAWLTQPMPSERVRTFAAPRRVDGASGMARGCVMGGNLALVHYAAAAGHLPALRGCILFLEEVNEPPYKVDGMLCALSQGGWMKGVRGIVLGDFTRCLPRKGYRELRLREVLTDHLKPMRVPAWSGLCAGHGPRNYPVPFGARATLAKGRLFYEEGVVS, encoded by the coding sequence TTGAAGCCGATCGCCCCGCCGAGGCTCCGTCCGGGAGACCGGATCGGGGTCGTCGCGCCCTCCGGACCGGTGCTCCCACGCGCCCTCGTCTCAGGCGCTCGCGTCCTCGAGGAGGCGGGCTTCCGGATCGTCTTCGGCAAGCACGTGCGCGACCGCCGCGGCCACCTGGCCGGCTCCGACCGCGCGAGGCTGGACGACCTGAACCGGATGTTCCGCGATCCCGACATCCGGTGCGTCCTCATGGCGCGGGGCGGCTACGGCGCCATGCGTCTCGGCTCCGGCGTCGACTGGAGCGCGCTGCGCCGCGATCCCAAGCTGTTCGCCGGGTTCTCCGACGCCACCTTCCTCCACCTGGGGATCGCGCGCCACGCGGGCGTGCGCACGCTGCACGGACCCAACCTGCACGGGCTGGGTGCCAGGAGGGGAACCGAGCTCGCCCGCCTTCTCGCCTGGCTCACCCAGCCGATGCCCTCGGAGCGGGTGCGCACGTTCGCCGCCCCGCGGCGCGTGGACGGCGCTTCGGGAATGGCGCGCGGGTGCGTGATGGGAGGAAATCTGGCGCTCGTCCATTACGCGGCGGCCGCGGGGCACCTGCCCGCGCTGCGGGGATGCATCCTCTTCCTCGAAGAGGTGAACGAGCCCCCGTACAAGGTGGACGGGATGCTCTGCGCCTTGAGCCAGGGGGGCTGGATGAAGGGGGTGCGCGGGATCGTCCTCGGCGACTTCACCCGCTGCCTGCCGCGGAAGGGCTATCGCGAGCTTCGCCTGCGGGAGGTCCTGACCGATCACCTGAAGCCGATGCGGGTACCCGCCTGGTCCGGCCTCTGCGCCGGCCACGGGCCGAGAAATTATCCCGTGCCGTTCGGGGCTCGGGCGACGTTGGCCAAGGGCAGACTCTTCTACGAAGAGGGCGTCGTTTCGTAG
- a CDS encoding D-alanyl-D-alanine carboxypeptidase, producing the protein MLRRGGPFGVRPASLPALGAVVAAFFAAAAPGALLAGAVGAALLAGTSAAAASPVIAHGPLADSVAAAVAELDGQADVGALAVSLDRGDTLFGLNEDRRLIPGSNTKIFTTAAFLRRYGPSARFTTTIEARGRAEQGKKGVRLKGALVLRPAGVPDVTQILAPGSKGLLDSLAVLLRAGGLERFEGTLWVDGTLFADEGYGPGWAVEDVPWSYGTLPNAVMANGNAATLTLVGGSKEVDLALDPPETPIAIASRPALLPEGAAGAVDLDRALGSRWLRVAGAVPRGVTLKKQLSVPEPDSAAGLWLLGAMRRAGIEVKRAEVRLVPRETLGAGLLGGAGGSGGAPGKGGASGKEGAARERAAAADTGWAAVRRDRTSAVLTLLSPPASAMIGVVHALSLNAEADALLHLLDPSAREKRRAAGLIEARRAAAGAGVDTLDLSLVDGSGLSPQNLATARALAAWLVAMHRDSTLAAPFREGLAGPGENGTLRRRFPGLDPGANLRAKTGTLTNVSSLSGYVTSASGERIAFAVITNGNRGSTTSAKQLEERLVGMLARRGGEAAGMTGSPPPRIPR; encoded by the coding sequence GTGCTGCGACGGGGCGGGCCCTTCGGGGTCCGCCCCGCTTCGCTTCCGGCGCTCGGCGCGGTGGTCGCCGCGTTCTTCGCCGCCGCGGCGCCCGGGGCGCTCCTCGCCGGGGCGGTGGGCGCCGCGCTCCTCGCGGGTACGTCGGCCGCCGCCGCCTCGCCCGTGATCGCTCACGGCCCCCTGGCCGATTCGGTCGCGGCGGCGGTCGCCGAGCTCGACGGCCAGGCCGACGTCGGCGCCCTCGCGGTGTCCCTCGATCGGGGCGATACCCTGTTCGGGCTGAACGAGGACCGCCGCCTCATCCCGGGCAGCAACACGAAGATCTTCACGACGGCCGCCTTCCTCCGCCGCTACGGCCCCTCCGCGCGCTTTACGACCACGATCGAAGCGCGGGGAAGGGCGGAGCAGGGGAAGAAGGGCGTGCGTCTCAAGGGTGCCCTGGTGCTCCGTCCGGCGGGTGTCCCCGACGTGACGCAGATCCTCGCGCCCGGCTCGAAGGGCCTCCTCGACTCGCTCGCCGTCCTCCTCCGTGCCGGAGGACTGGAGCGCTTCGAGGGGACGCTCTGGGTGGACGGCACCCTCTTCGCCGACGAGGGGTACGGTCCCGGTTGGGCGGTCGAGGACGTGCCCTGGTCGTACGGGACGCTTCCCAACGCGGTGATGGCGAACGGGAACGCCGCGACGCTGACGCTGGTGGGCGGCTCCAAGGAGGTGGATCTGGCCCTCGATCCTCCGGAGACGCCGATCGCGATCGCGTCCCGGCCGGCGCTGCTTCCCGAGGGCGCCGCCGGCGCCGTCGATCTCGACCGCGCGCTGGGCTCGCGGTGGCTGCGCGTGGCCGGAGCCGTGCCGCGCGGCGTCACCCTGAAGAAGCAGCTCTCGGTGCCCGAGCCCGACTCGGCCGCCGGGCTCTGGCTGCTTGGCGCGATGAGGCGGGCGGGGATCGAGGTGAAGCGCGCGGAGGTGCGGCTCGTTCCGCGCGAGACGCTCGGCGCGGGGCTTCTCGGCGGGGCCGGCGGGAGCGGGGGCGCCCCCGGCAAGGGGGGCGCCTCCGGCAAGGAGGGCGCCGCTCGGGAACGCGCGGCGGCGGCCGATACCGGATGGGCGGCGGTGCGGCGCGATCGGACATCGGCGGTCCTGACGCTCCTGTCTCCGCCGGCGTCCGCCATGATCGGCGTCGTGCACGCGCTCAGCCTGAACGCCGAAGCGGATGCGCTGCTGCACCTGCTCGATCCGTCGGCGCGCGAGAAGCGGCGCGCGGCGGGCCTCATCGAGGCGCGCCGCGCCGCGGCCGGCGCCGGGGTCGACACGCTCGATCTCTCCCTGGTGGACGGCTCGGGCCTCTCGCCTCAGAATCTCGCCACCGCGCGCGCGCTCGCGGCGTGGCTGGTCGCGATGCATCGGGACTCGACCCTGGCGGCTCCCTTTCGGGAGGGGCTCGCGGGCCCCGGGGAGAACGGAACCCTGAGGCGGCGATTTCCGGGACTCGATCCGGGGGCGAACCTGCGCGCGAAGACGGGCACGCTGACCAACGTGAGCAGCCTTTCGGGATACGTGACCTCGGCGTCGGGCGAGCGGATCGCCTTCGCCGTGATCACGAACGGGAACCGGGGAAGCACGACGTCCGCAAAACAGCTGGAGGAACGGCTCGTGGGAATGCTGGCGCGTCGGGGAGGGGAAGCGGCCGGGATGACGGGCTCGCCGCCGCCCCGCATTCCGCGTTGA
- a CDS encoding PorV/PorQ family protein: MKRFLMQWVLPAAMLAQAATAGAGGLDRIGTSGAQELRIPVGASSIATGGSTVAVGDGLRNIYWNPASLAGTDQNEGMVSYTSYLGDSKVNYGAVSTHLGSQGQIGFSVKILNIGDIIVTTEDAPDGTGEVLNPNFGVFGITYGRRMTDRVHLGVTGSYISEKVADVSATGFAVDLGVQYDTGWRGLRFGFAMKNVGPDMRFSGSNLEQRVVLPSDDPAASGHVLQLQAASFELPSYLQIGVSYDIPMGGEDRHTTITGAFQGNNFTTDEYHVGAEVPIGSFLALRGGFVGQVPIKDADRQPNYLYSYTYGAGFNFKLGDRPFALDWAGQHVGDFFEDNQQVSLHIAF, translated from the coding sequence ATGAAGCGGTTTCTGATGCAATGGGTCCTGCCTGCCGCCATGCTGGCGCAGGCCGCTACGGCCGGCGCCGGCGGGCTGGACCGTATCGGCACCTCGGGTGCGCAGGAGCTGCGCATCCCGGTCGGGGCCTCGTCGATCGCAACGGGAGGCTCGACCGTGGCCGTCGGAGACGGCCTCCGCAACATCTACTGGAACCCCGCCTCGCTGGCGGGGACCGACCAGAACGAGGGGATGGTCTCCTACACCAGCTACCTCGGCGATTCGAAGGTGAACTACGGCGCCGTATCGACCCATCTCGGCAGCCAGGGGCAGATCGGCTTCTCGGTGAAGATCCTGAACATCGGAGACATCATCGTGACGACGGAGGACGCGCCGGACGGAACGGGCGAAGTGCTCAATCCGAACTTCGGCGTGTTCGGCATCACGTACGGGCGCCGCATGACCGACCGGGTGCATCTCGGGGTGACCGGATCGTACATTTCGGAGAAGGTCGCCGACGTGAGCGCCACCGGCTTCGCCGTGGATCTCGGCGTCCAGTACGACACGGGCTGGCGCGGGCTCCGCTTCGGATTCGCGATGAAGAACGTCGGGCCCGATATGCGGTTCAGCGGGTCCAACCTGGAACAGCGGGTCGTGCTGCCCAGCGACGATCCGGCCGCCAGCGGGCACGTGCTTCAGCTGCAGGCCGCCTCGTTCGAGCTGCCGTCCTATCTCCAGATCGGGGTCTCGTACGACATTCCGATGGGAGGCGAGGACCGGCACACGACGATCACCGGCGCGTTCCAGGGAAACAACTTCACCACCGACGAGTACCACGTCGGCGCCGAAGTCCCGATCGGGAGCTTCCTGGCGCTTCGCGGGGGGTTCGTGGGACAGGTGCCGATCAAGGATGCGGACCGGCAGCCGAACTACCTGTACAGCTACACCTACGGGGCGGGCTTCAACTTCAAGCTGGGCGACCGTCCGTTCGCGCTCGACTGGGCTGGCCAGCACGTGGGTGATTTCTTCGAGGACAACCAGCAGGTTTCGCTCCACATCGCGTTTTGA
- a CDS encoding T9SS type A sorting domain-containing protein has protein sequence MKSLKWIGAAALITLLAAPGVLAATRVGFVPSHRATKAQRAAQTIDNTGRMNVNNLDMVVTNHGSLAYDLLTGNAGLIYPRGTIKTAVFAAGLWLGALVTDSTGTNIRAAVGEYSQEYTPGPMAGGTFQSDNPSFHNFRIERGHTLTGTDLTDYIAQGGPLDSTGAPQLLGDATIWSVFNDADPGVHTNEAGSTPPLGIEVQQSVFAYNRSGALGNIIFVKWRFINKGSNTLDSTYVSVWSDPDLGGATDDLVGCDTTLSLGYCYNATNSDGTYGSTPPAVGYDFFKGPTVGGNPLGMTSFNKYVNGTDPSSQVETYNYMRGLNKDGSPIHVLNDTTLAITKFQVSGLNLNAASTATNWLDSNPGDRRLQLSSGPFTMAPGDTQEVVTAIIIGQGTDRISSVNDLKNKDAAAQTVFDLNFDIPQPPPSPTVYVQPLDRAVRLIWDRTAVGTHSANAFLGQDFVFEGYRVWQLPSAGGGTPKVIATFDQAGNAIGPIYSDLFNSAVGAVERTLVINGTDEGLRFQLDITNDAIRGGRLVNYKDYYFAVTAFSYDSLNVTPYTLGVNQLGIVSDVLESALNVVHAVPKGSNAIFTVPTTQIAGSFVGNTFVVQQVSPTVADSTYHLVVTGPGGLFSIVNTITGDTIVTNQTSAIVNGFTPVFTENSTPAVLQQLEGGNCLACATDSISFMPGPAVVDSSGTYILSNYLHYPDEPVPPEDYIFDPDLPELGHDFLIRVLPDTTEYAWAYAGGADSPQATFKVPFELYDLGLCSLQDPSDDVRITPEIRDRNGNGRFDWGDALYVRDIPYASVAWNTAITSGDYSANDESYGRLTFYQAPGSTAALPAPSRILIRGPSLCPGDVFAFRTVPAGAAPGSVVGNDLTKIRAVPNPYYAHSQYELSQFDRVLKFTNIPGSREVTIRIFNLAGDLVRTIRRSAQAGNDMSSSQISWDLNTENRLPVASGIYIARIEVAGIGATTLRIAVFVEQERLDNF, from the coding sequence ATGAAATCCCTGAAGTGGATCGGGGCGGCGGCGCTCATCACGCTGCTCGCCGCTCCGGGCGTCCTGGCGGCGACGCGGGTGGGCTTCGTGCCGTCGCACCGCGCGACGAAGGCTCAGCGCGCCGCGCAGACGATCGACAATACCGGCCGCATGAACGTGAACAACCTCGACATGGTGGTCACGAATCACGGCTCGCTGGCTTATGACCTTCTCACCGGCAACGCGGGGCTGATCTACCCGCGCGGCACGATCAAGACGGCGGTTTTCGCTGCGGGATTGTGGCTGGGCGCGCTGGTCACGGACTCGACCGGGACCAACATCCGTGCCGCGGTCGGAGAGTACTCGCAGGAGTACACGCCGGGCCCGATGGCGGGGGGCACGTTCCAGTCCGACAACCCGTCCTTCCATAATTTCCGGATCGAGCGCGGCCACACCCTCACGGGCACCGACCTCACCGACTACATCGCTCAGGGCGGGCCCCTCGACAGCACGGGCGCGCCGCAGCTCTTGGGCGACGCCACGATCTGGAGCGTGTTCAACGACGCCGATCCGGGCGTGCACACGAACGAGGCGGGGAGCACCCCGCCCCTAGGTATCGAGGTGCAGCAGTCGGTCTTCGCCTACAACCGCTCCGGTGCGCTCGGAAACATCATTTTCGTGAAGTGGCGATTCATCAACAAGGGCTCGAACACACTCGACTCGACGTACGTGTCCGTGTGGAGCGATCCCGACCTGGGCGGCGCCACCGACGACCTCGTCGGCTGCGACACCACGCTGAGCCTGGGCTACTGCTACAACGCGACGAACAGCGATGGAACCTACGGCAGCACGCCTCCGGCCGTCGGCTATGACTTCTTCAAGGGTCCGACCGTCGGCGGCAATCCGCTGGGGATGACCTCGTTCAACAAGTACGTGAACGGCACCGACCCCTCGTCGCAGGTCGAGACCTACAACTACATGCGTGGTCTCAACAAGGACGGCAGCCCGATCCACGTGCTCAACGACACGACCCTGGCGATCACGAAGTTCCAGGTCTCGGGGCTCAACCTGAACGCCGCCAGCACCGCGACGAACTGGCTCGATTCCAACCCTGGCGACCGCCGCCTGCAGCTCTCGTCGGGACCCTTCACCATGGCCCCGGGAGACACGCAGGAAGTCGTGACGGCAATCATCATTGGCCAGGGCACCGACCGGATCTCGTCGGTCAACGACTTGAAGAACAAGGACGCCGCCGCGCAGACCGTGTTCGACCTGAACTTCGACATCCCCCAGCCGCCTCCGAGCCCGACGGTGTACGTGCAGCCGCTCGATCGGGCGGTTCGGCTGATCTGGGATCGAACCGCCGTCGGCACGCACTCGGCGAACGCCTTCCTCGGGCAGGACTTCGTGTTCGAGGGCTACCGCGTCTGGCAGCTTCCTTCGGCGGGCGGCGGCACCCCCAAGGTGATCGCCACCTTCGACCAGGCGGGGAACGCCATCGGGCCGATCTACTCCGATCTCTTCAACTCCGCGGTCGGGGCGGTGGAGCGGACGCTCGTGATCAACGGCACCGACGAGGGGCTCCGCTTCCAGCTGGACATCACCAACGACGCGATCCGCGGCGGACGGCTGGTCAACTACAAGGATTACTACTTCGCTGTCACCGCGTTCTCGTACGACAGCCTGAACGTGACGCCGTATACGCTCGGCGTGAACCAGTTGGGGATCGTGAGCGACGTCCTGGAGAGCGCCCTCAATGTGGTCCACGCGGTCCCGAAGGGGAGCAACGCCATCTTCACGGTGCCGACGACGCAGATCGCGGGCTCCTTCGTGGGGAATACGTTCGTCGTGCAGCAGGTCTCGCCGACGGTGGCGGATTCGACCTACCACCTGGTGGTGACCGGGCCGGGCGGGCTGTTCAGCATCGTCAACACGATCACCGGGGACACCATCGTCACGAATCAGACCTCCGCGATCGTCAACGGGTTCACGCCGGTGTTCACCGAGAACAGCACGCCGGCCGTGCTTCAGCAGCTGGAAGGCGGCAACTGCCTTGCCTGCGCGACCGACTCCATCAGCTTCATGCCGGGGCCGGCGGTCGTGGATTCGTCGGGGACGTACATCCTGAGCAACTACCTGCATTACCCGGACGAGCCGGTGCCTCCGGAGGACTACATCTTCGACCCTGATCTTCCCGAGCTGGGGCACGACTTCCTGATCCGGGTGCTTCCGGATACGACCGAGTACGCCTGGGCGTATGCCGGTGGCGCCGATTCTCCCCAAGCGACGTTCAAAGTCCCGTTCGAGCTCTACGACCTGGGCCTCTGCTCGCTTCAGGATCCGAGCGACGACGTGCGGATCACTCCGGAGATCCGCGATCGCAACGGGAACGGGAGGTTCGACTGGGGCGATGCGCTGTACGTTCGCGACATCCCCTACGCGAGCGTGGCCTGGAACACGGCCATCACCTCGGGTGACTACTCGGCGAACGACGAATCGTACGGGCGGTTGACCTTCTACCAGGCGCCAGGGTCCACCGCGGCGCTTCCGGCCCCGAGCCGGATCTTGATCCGCGGTCCCTCGCTCTGTCCGGGCGACGTCTTCGCATTCCGCACGGTGCCGGCAGGCGCGGCGCCGGGCTCGGTCGTGGGGAACGACCTGACCAAGATTCGCGCGGTGCCCAATCCGTACTACGCGCACTCGCAATACGAGCTGAGCCAGTTCGACCGAGTGCTCAAGTTCACGAACATCCCCGGCTCCCGAGAGGTCACGATCCGGATCTTCAACCTGGCCGGAGACCTCGTCCGCACCATCCGCCGGTCGGCGCAGGCGGGGAATGACATGTCCAGCTCTCAGATCAGTTGGGATCTGAATACCGAGAACCGTCTGCCGGTGGCGAGCGGGATCTACATCGCCCGCATCGAGGTGGCCGGGATCGGGGCTACGACCTTGCGTATCGCCGTCTTCGTCGAGCAGGAACGGCTCGACAACTTCTGA